In a genomic window of Gemmatimonadota bacterium:
- a CDS encoding transglycosylase domain-containing protein, which translates to MALFLALAFVWIPWPWGLSSRDPERTALMRQRISEARSAGDTLAIRHDWVPLDQISPNLGRAVILAEDQRFPEHDGVDWHALAEEVQWEGREIFSWTHPGDLVALASALRYAWDHLEEIRGRSTITQQLAKNLYFGTDRSLLRKGMELVVARRLEMTLGKDRILELYLNIAEWGPGIFGAEAASRAYFGRGADALTLEQAAALAATLPHPLTSNPARAPAEMRWRQSIILDRMRPQAPAPPEPPPAIPAPISPILP; encoded by the coding sequence GTGGCGCTCTTCCTCGCCCTCGCATTCGTCTGGATCCCCTGGCCCTGGGGGCTCTCCAGCCGGGATCCGGAGCGCACCGCCCTGATGCGCCAGCGGATCTCCGAGGCGCGGAGCGCCGGGGATACGCTCGCGATCCGTCACGACTGGGTGCCGCTCGATCAGATCTCCCCGAATCTCGGGCGCGCGGTGATCCTCGCGGAGGACCAGCGTTTTCCGGAGCACGACGGAGTGGACTGGCACGCGCTCGCCGAAGAGGTCCAGTGGGAAGGCCGGGAGATCTTCTCCTGGACCCATCCGGGCGATCTTGTGGCGCTCGCGTCCGCGCTCCGCTACGCATGGGACCATCTCGAAGAAATCCGCGGCAGGAGCACGATCACCCAGCAGCTCGCGAAGAACCTCTACTTCGGGACGGACCGGTCCCTCCTCAGGAAGGGGATGGAGCTCGTGGTCGCGCGACGCCTCGAGATGACGCTCGGTAAGGACCGGATTCTGGAGCTCTATCTGAACATTGCCGAGTGGGGACCGGGGATCTTCGGGGCCGAGGCGGCGTCCCGCGCCTACTTCGGGCGGGGCGCAGACGCACTCACCCTCGAACAGGCGGCCGCACTCGCCGCGACCCTTCCGCATCCGCTCACCTCCAATCCGGCGCGCGCGCCGGCCGAGATGCGGTGGCGCCAGTCCATCATCCTCGATCGGATGCGCCCCCAAGCTCCGGCTCCGCCGGAGCCGCCCCCGGCGATCCCGGCGCCGATTTCACCGATACTCCCCTGA
- the msrP gene encoding protein-methionine-sulfoxide reductase catalytic subunit MsrP: MLIRRRAEIPSSEITPEHVYLNRRDFIRTAAAGAAALSFAPIEVPGFARRAAAQEPRYQTLTDELGEQVNSFREITTYNNFFEFGTDKEDPYRNSGSFKPLPWTVRVDGLVNNPGDFALEDFLAPHTVEDRVYRLRCVEAWSMVIPWRGFPLAELVQRADPTPAAQFVEFTTIVRPAEMPGQRASILDWPYIEGLRLDEARHPLAFLVTGVYGVDLPNQNGAPLRLVVPWKYGFKGIKSIVRIRFVEEMPVNTWWATNPNEYGFYANVNPRVDHPRWSQGNERRIGEIRRRDTLMFNGYADEVASLYSGMDLTRWF, encoded by the coding sequence ATGCTCATCCGCCGCCGAGCCGAAATCCCGTCCTCGGAGATCACCCCTGAGCATGTCTACCTGAACCGGCGAGACTTCATCAGGACGGCGGCTGCCGGAGCGGCCGCGCTCTCCTTCGCCCCGATCGAGGTTCCAGGTTTCGCGCGGCGCGCCGCGGCCCAGGAACCCCGGTATCAGACGCTCACGGACGAGCTCGGTGAACAGGTGAACTCCTTCCGGGAGATTACGACGTATAACAACTTTTTCGAGTTCGGGACGGACAAAGAGGATCCCTACCGGAACTCGGGGTCGTTCAAGCCCCTTCCCTGGACCGTCCGGGTGGACGGGCTCGTGAACAATCCCGGCGACTTCGCCCTCGAAGACTTCCTTGCGCCCCACACGGTCGAGGACCGGGTCTACCGACTCCGCTGCGTCGAAGCCTGGTCCATGGTGATTCCGTGGCGGGGGTTTCCCCTCGCCGAGCTGGTCCAGCGCGCGGATCCCACTCCCGCGGCGCAGTTCGTGGAATTCACCACGATCGTCCGTCCGGCGGAGATGCCGGGTCAACGGGCCTCGATCCTCGACTGGCCCTACATCGAAGGGCTCCGACTCGACGAGGCGCGGCATCCCCTCGCCTTCCTCGTGACCGGCGTCTACGGCGTGGACCTCCCCAATCAGAACGGGGCGCCCCTCCGCCTCGTCGTCCCGTGGAAGTACGGCTTCAAGGGAATCAAGTCCATCGTCCGGATCCGGTTCGTGGAAGAAATGCCTGTGAATACTTGGTGGGCGACGAACCCCAATGAATACGGGTTCTACGCAAACGTGAATCCGCGGGTGGACCACCCCCGTTGGAGTCAGGGGAACGAACGCCGCATCGGGGAGATCCGGCGCCGCGACACCCTGATGTTCAACGGGTACGCGGACGAGGTCGCGTCGCTCTATTCGGGGATGGACCTGACCCGGTGGTTCTGA
- a CDS encoding alpha/beta fold hydrolase: MSLPIVFLHAFPLDASMWLDQASAVADRTVLAPDFPGFGSRPAGPSSLDEFADVVLADMDAAGVERAVVVGLSMGGYVAFRIHAKRPDRIAALFLADTRAGPDDEAGRKRRADQAERVRREGVAWLAGAMIPGVLGETTRSERPEVVERVRSLVSGADPEGVARALLAMRDRPDSRPQLERMDFPVVAAVGEEDTLTPPAESQAIVDGVPQGRFVAIPGAGHLSSLEEPTRFNAALGAFLARLDRR; this comes from the coding sequence ATGAGCCTTCCCATCGTATTCCTGCACGCTTTTCCACTCGACGCGTCCATGTGGTTGGACCAGGCTTCGGCCGTTGCGGACCGCACGGTTCTCGCACCGGACTTCCCCGGATTCGGATCCCGCCCCGCGGGCCCCTCTTCGTTGGACGAATTCGCGGATGTCGTGCTCGCCGACATGGATGCGGCGGGGGTGGAACGGGCCGTCGTGGTGGGTCTCTCGATGGGCGGATACGTCGCCTTCCGGATCCACGCGAAACGCCCGGACCGGATCGCCGCCCTCTTCCTCGCGGATACCCGTGCGGGTCCAGACGACGAAGCGGGGCGAAAGCGCCGGGCGGATCAGGCCGAGCGGGTCCGCCGTGAGGGGGTCGCCTGGCTGGCCGGCGCGATGATTCCGGGAGTGCTCGGTGAAACGACGCGGAGCGAACGGCCCGAAGTCGTGGAGAGAGTGCGTTCGCTCGTCTCGGGGGCCGACCCGGAGGGAGTGGCGCGCGCGTTGCTGGCCATGCGCGATCGCCCGGATTCGCGACCACAACTCGAGCGGATGGACTTTCCAGTGGTGGCGGCGGTCGGCGAGGAGGACACCCTTACGCCGCCCGCTGAGTCGCAAGCGATCGTGGACGGGGTCCCCCAGGGGAGATTCGTGGCGATACCTGGGGCGGGGCATCTCTCCAGCCTCGAGGAGCCGACCCGGTTCAACGCGGCGCTCGGCGCCTTCCTTGCGAGACTGGACCGCCGTTGA
- a CDS encoding isoprenylcysteine carboxylmethyltransferase family protein — MPPRIRLIRLLIVPVVLLALVTGPRLDEESLAGVLLASAGIFLVVLAAGGRAWASLYVAGKKNDTLVTDGPFSMVRNPLYFFSLIGFVGAGFAFGSATLAVGFAVVFFLTHWPTIHAEEKNLLGVFGPVYERYRASVPRFIPSFGDLDLGDTVPVNPRNFARALRDCMAIPLVLIVVEVVKWAQAASLLPVLIVLP, encoded by the coding sequence ATGCCCCCGCGCATTCGCCTCATTCGGCTCCTCATCGTTCCCGTGGTGCTCCTCGCGCTCGTGACGGGTCCCCGCTTGGACGAAGAATCGCTGGCCGGCGTCCTTCTCGCCTCCGCCGGGATCTTCCTCGTAGTTCTCGCGGCGGGAGGGCGCGCCTGGGCGAGCCTGTACGTCGCCGGGAAAAAAAACGACACCCTCGTGACGGACGGGCCCTTCTCCATGGTCCGCAACCCCCTCTACTTTTTCTCTCTCATTGGCTTCGTGGGCGCGGGATTCGCCTTCGGGTCCGCCACACTGGCCGTGGGCTTCGCCGTCGTCTTTTTTCTGACGCACTGGCCGACGATTCACGCCGAGGAAAAGAACCTCCTCGGCGTGTTCGGGCCCGTGTACGAGCGTTATCGGGCCTCCGTCCCCCGCTTCATTCCCAGCTTCGGAGACCTCGATCTGGGCGACACGGTCCCCGTGAATCCGCGCAACTTCGCGCGCGCGCTGCGCGACTGCATGGCGATTCCCCTCGTGTTGATCGTCGTCGAGGTCGTGAAGTGGGCCCAGGCCGCGTCGCTCCTTCCGGTCCTCATCGTCCTCCCCTGA
- a CDS encoding glycosyltransferase — MTDSTTSPRPAAPRVSVVIPAKNETAALPRVVADLRAQAIPPLEIVVADANSTDGTPDLARELGCAVVPGGLPAEGRNRGAARARGEWILFVDADMGLEPDALEIAMRACERRRLDGISTWFKPDHGGRLLRLSLYLSNWYFYLTSKVGWAHSIGGFILVRRETHEALGGFDTSILVAEDVEYTLRIGRYGRYAYLRRPVVEFAVRRFDKEGTWSMNLKWIGVELHRIFLGEIRKDTFRYFKPGERIPHHP; from the coding sequence TTGACCGACTCCACGACGAGCCCGCGTCCCGCGGCTCCGCGGGTCTCCGTGGTGATCCCCGCAAAAAACGAGACGGCGGCTCTCCCGCGCGTTGTCGCGGACTTGCGGGCGCAAGCCATCCCGCCGCTCGAAATCGTCGTCGCCGATGCGAATTCCACGGATGGGACGCCCGATCTGGCCCGTGAGCTGGGGTGTGCGGTCGTCCCGGGCGGGCTTCCCGCGGAGGGAAGGAATCGGGGGGCCGCGCGGGCCCGAGGGGAGTGGATCCTCTTCGTGGACGCCGACATGGGGCTCGAGCCGGACGCTTTGGAGATCGCGATGCGGGCATGCGAGCGTCGCCGACTCGACGGGATCTCGACCTGGTTCAAACCTGACCATGGAGGTCGGCTCCTCCGGCTCTCCCTCTACCTCTCGAATTGGTACTTCTACCTCACGTCGAAAGTTGGGTGGGCCCACTCCATCGGAGGATTCATTCTCGTGCGGCGGGAGACACACGAAGCGCTCGGGGGATTCGACACCTCGATCCTCGTGGCCGAGGACGTGGAGTACACGCTCCGAATCGGGCGTTACGGGCGCTACGCTTACCTGCGGCGGCCGGTCGTGGAGTTCGCCGTTCGCCGTTTCGACAAAGAGGGGACCTGGAGCATGAACCTCAAGTGGATCGGGGTCGAGCTCCACCGGATTTTCCTCGGCGAGATTCGGAAGGACACGTTTCGCTACTTCAAGCCGGGAGAGCGGATCCCGCACCACCCTTGA
- a CDS encoding N-acetylmuramoyl-L-alanine amidase, whose product MKRVPVRPARFAGVFVAASLTIGFSSGTAEAPVIPGGPERPERAAPRVALQAGHWLASEAPDELRRLRSNGANWNGLHESEVTLRIAELAAERLRAAGVEVEVLPTTVPPSYQADLFISIHADGNNSSDANGFSVAASRRDRTGRGSAFVEILAQTYREATGLRHHTNVTRRMVSYYAFNSRRYDHAIHDTTPGVIIETGFLTSPKDRAIIVDAPERSAEGIAAAVLRYLEIPPAPPATIVAR is encoded by the coding sequence GTGAAGCGAGTTCCCGTCAGGCCGGCCCGGTTCGCCGGCGTCTTTGTCGCAGCCTCGCTCACGATCGGCTTTTCGAGCGGGACGGCCGAGGCCCCTGTCATTCCCGGTGGTCCGGAGAGGCCCGAGCGCGCAGCCCCCAGGGTCGCCCTGCAGGCGGGGCACTGGCTCGCCTCCGAAGCGCCGGACGAGCTCCGCCGCCTGCGTTCCAACGGGGCGAACTGGAACGGGCTCCACGAGTCGGAAGTGACCCTCCGGATCGCGGAGCTCGCCGCGGAACGCCTTCGCGCGGCGGGGGTCGAGGTGGAGGTCCTCCCCACGACCGTTCCGCCGAGCTACCAGGCCGACCTCTTCATCTCGATCCACGCGGACGGGAATAACAGCTCGGATGCCAACGGCTTCAGCGTCGCCGCCTCGCGGCGCGACCGCACGGGCAGGGGGAGTGCCTTCGTAGAGATCCTCGCGCAGACCTATCGTGAGGCGACGGGACTTCGCCACCACACCAACGTGACGCGGCGGATGGTGAGTTATTACGCCTTTAACTCGCGCCGCTACGACCACGCGATCCACGACACGACGCCCGGGGTGATCATCGAGACGGGATTCCTGACGAGCCCCAAGGACCGGGCGATCATCGTGGATGCCCCGGAGCGGTCCGCCGAGGGAATCGCGGCGGCCGTCCTTCGTTACCTGGAGATTCCGCCGGCGCCCCCGGCAACGATCGTCGCTCGCTGA
- a CDS encoding ferric reductase-like transmembrane domain-containing protein: MAGRKTGVVALKFVLWAGALAPATWIVAGSFLGWLGVNPIEKVTHVTGMTTLVLLLVTLSVTPFRRVTGWHPVIGLRRPLGLFAFFYASVHFLIWIALDLGFRMDWVWDDIRERPYITVGFAAFLTLIPLAITSTKGWIRRLGRRWGTLHRLVYVAASLGALHFYWLVKADVRLPLLLAGILMILLAARVPGWLSQRRRRQATVRAPATSRTVLALSLAAFGSTVPGGLGAQGAEERIIVSGASGQLGGLVVERLLALGVAPARLILVSRTPEELAGYDRESGVAWTMLPYQLYMDGILGQATRMIAAGQVVVPPGAARTAYATREDCAFAAAAVLATPGHENRIYEITGSEPIGPRGIAQIASEITGRPIEVVEGGVTPGGGPPAGSLATVSTAVADLTGRSPTTARAFLEANRDALLGAVPP, encoded by the coding sequence ATGGCAGGTCGGAAGACGGGCGTCGTCGCGCTCAAGTTCGTCCTTTGGGCGGGTGCGCTCGCGCCCGCCACCTGGATCGTGGCGGGAAGCTTCCTCGGGTGGCTGGGCGTCAATCCGATCGAAAAGGTGACGCACGTCACCGGGATGACGACCCTCGTGCTCCTCCTCGTGACCCTCTCGGTCACGCCCTTCCGCCGGGTCACCGGATGGCACCCCGTGATCGGACTTCGCCGTCCGCTCGGGCTCTTCGCTTTTTTCTACGCATCGGTCCACTTCCTCATCTGGATCGCTCTGGATCTGGGCTTCCGGATGGATTGGGTCTGGGACGACATTCGCGAGCGTCCATACATCACGGTCGGCTTCGCCGCTTTTCTGACCCTGATCCCCCTCGCGATCACTTCGACCAAGGGGTGGATCCGGCGGCTGGGGCGGCGTTGGGGCACGCTGCATCGCCTGGTCTACGTCGCGGCTTCCCTCGGGGCGCTCCACTTTTATTGGCTCGTGAAGGCCGATGTTCGCCTCCCCCTCCTCCTCGCGGGAATTCTCATGATCCTTCTCGCTGCGCGCGTCCCCGGCTGGTTGAGCCAGCGACGCCGCCGCCAGGCGACGGTGAGGGCTCCGGCGACCTCGAGGACCGTCCTCGCACTCTCTCTCGCCGCCTTCGGTTCCACCGTCCCCGGTGGACTCGGTGCGCAGGGCGCGGAAGAACGCATCATCGTCTCCGGGGCATCCGGCCAGCTCGGAGGGCTCGTCGTCGAGCGCCTCCTCGCGCTCGGGGTGGCGCCCGCGCGCCTCATCCTCGTGAGTCGCACTCCCGAGGAGCTCGCGGGCTATGACCGGGAGAGCGGCGTCGCATGGACGATGCTTCCCTATCAGCTCTACATGGATGGGATTCTCGGGCAGGCGACCCGGATGATCGCGGCGGGGCAGGTCGTCGTGCCGCCGGGTGCGGCCCGGACGGCCTATGCAACCCGCGAGGATTGCGCCTTCGCCGCGGCCGCCGTCCTGGCGACACCTGGGCACGAGAACCGGATCTACGAGATCACGGGGTCGGAGCCCATCGGGCCGAGGGGGATCGCCCAGATCGCGAGCGAGATCACCGGACGTCCCATCGAGGTCGTGGAGGGAGGGGTGACCCCGGGCGGCGGCCCGCCAGCGGGATCCTTGGCCACCGTGAGCACAGCCGTCGCCGATCTCACCGGCCGGTCCCCGACGACCGCTCGCGCGTTCTTGGAGGCCAATCGGGACGCTCTTCTCGGGGCCGTCCCCCCGTAA
- a CDS encoding DUF4136 domain-containing protein, which translates to MRSVFVMLVLALSVAGCGLGIAAGADYRPGTSFGGYTTYAWDDDAIRRGGDVRLENNPFFEEHLFVAVASALESRGIREAEADPDLLVHYHLSVEDHIEVYEADPASGYPPPRPGAPPGTEVVQYEEGTFILHFVDARTRQNLWIGWAQGDIGRALTTSPAMEEWVGEAVENMFELFPM; encoded by the coding sequence TTGCGTTCCGTATTCGTCATGCTCGTACTCGCACTCTCCGTCGCCGGGTGCGGCCTTGGAATCGCGGCGGGGGCCGACTATCGGCCAGGGACCTCCTTCGGCGGATACACGACTTACGCCTGGGACGACGACGCGATTCGCCGGGGCGGCGATGTCCGCCTGGAGAACAACCCCTTCTTCGAAGAGCACCTTTTCGTGGCCGTCGCATCCGCCTTGGAGTCGCGCGGCATCCGCGAGGCTGAGGCGGACCCCGATCTGCTCGTGCACTACCACCTCTCGGTCGAAGACCACATCGAGGTGTACGAGGCGGACCCCGCCTCGGGGTATCCACCGCCCCGGCCCGGAGCCCCACCCGGAACCGAGGTCGTCCAATACGAGGAAGGAACCTTCATCCTGCACTTCGTGGACGCGCGGACTCGCCAGAACCTCTGGATCGGATGGGCTCAGGGGGACATCGGCCGGGCGCTCACGACCTCGCCGGCCATGGAGGAATGGGTCGGCGAGGCCGTCGAGAACATGTTCGAGCTCTTCCCGATGTAG
- a CDS encoding phosphatase PAP2 family protein, with amino-acid sequence MTDLVLRLEHLDRRLLMALATRRRPRLDRWMREITRLGDPVVMLASGSLLLFGAGLLPIPPEVAREAALGILLSNLFGQLVKRRVARARPILPVGLHSLVEPPDRFSFPSGHAAAGLALVLPISLWLALPWGLPLLVIGLTIGVSRAYLGVHYPGDVVAGWGLAGFAAILLNILG; translated from the coding sequence GTGACCGACCTCGTTCTCCGCCTCGAACACCTCGACCGCCGGCTCCTCATGGCCCTGGCGACCCGGCGGCGGCCCCGTCTCGACCGCTGGATGAGGGAGATCACCCGCCTGGGGGATCCGGTCGTCATGCTCGCATCGGGTTCGTTGCTGCTCTTCGGGGCCGGCTTGCTCCCGATCCCGCCCGAGGTGGCACGGGAGGCCGCGCTCGGGATCCTCCTCTCGAACCTTTTCGGGCAGCTGGTGAAGCGAAGAGTTGCGAGGGCCCGGCCCATCCTTCCCGTCGGTCTCCACTCCCTCGTCGAGCCTCCGGACCGCTTCTCGTTTCCCTCGGGACATGCCGCGGCCGGCCTCGCCTTGGTCCTTCCGATTTCGCTCTGGCTCGCGCTCCCCTGGGGGCTGCCTCTCCTCGTGATCGGGCTGACCATCGGGGTGTCGCGGGCATACCTCGGGGTCCACTATCCGGGCGACGTGGTCGCCGGTTGGGGGCTCGCCGGTTTCGCAGCCATCCTCCTGAACATTCTGGGCTGA
- a CDS encoding DUF4202 domain-containing protein has translation MGDSPLLARALARIDAVNAEDPRTERAGGVDEPKELLYSRRMSRTLDRFSPGASEPLRLAARAQHIARWRIPRSDYPEGREGYRAWRTKLLDLHAELTAGILHDVGYPRETADRVTALIRKESLKRDPEAQALEDVVCLVFLEHYFDDFADKHDEEKLVGILRKTLAKMSANGREEALRVEVAPRGAALVARALAR, from the coding sequence GTGGGCGACTCTCCACTCCTGGCGCGCGCCCTCGCCCGCATTGACGCGGTCAACGCGGAGGACCCGAGGACCGAGCGGGCCGGCGGCGTGGACGAGCCGAAGGAGCTCCTGTACTCCCGGCGGATGTCCCGGACGCTCGATCGCTTCTCTCCCGGCGCATCCGAGCCGCTTCGCCTCGCGGCCCGCGCCCAACACATCGCCCGTTGGAGGATTCCGCGGTCCGACTATCCCGAGGGACGGGAAGGATACCGCGCCTGGCGGACGAAGCTCCTGGACCTCCATGCCGAGCTCACGGCGGGGATCCTGCACGACGTCGGGTACCCGCGGGAGACCGCGGATCGGGTGACCGCGCTGATCCGGAAAGAATCCCTCAAGAGAGATCCGGAGGCGCAAGCGCTCGAGGACGTGGTCTGCCTCGTTTTCCTCGAGCATTATTTCGATGACTTCGCGGATAAACACGACGAAGAGAAGCTCGTGGGAATCCTCCGGAAGACGCTGGCGAAGATGAGCGCGAACGGCAGGGAGGAGGCACTGCGAGTCGAGGTCGCTCCGCGGGGCGCCGCGCTCGTCGCGCGGGCTCTGGCGCGGTAA
- a CDS encoding zinc dependent phospholipase C family protein, with protein MPSVSLHLALADRVLERWQLTPETAPFDPWDSTSVRAFHHGAIGPDLGYFPGGERLLSDLAHRVRSVDLTRALIHAAGSSTERAFSWGWVTHVLADRAIHPLVGRGVGEVMHGDPDRFVGGHHEPAVHLRVEIGLDVDCRRRYPTPPVGRMAPVFDPNSIQFLSETYRLIYGIEFGRWPFVTSHRAAARVSRGALLLTSLLARLHRSGPFSRAALLARGALRRAHDEIAVRRGLATLTLAVLNPVPPSKWLMEAVDEEVRIFPATFAEHFDTRLEGLENFDLDTGQPDVPGFPTPVAQEILRKVEYLDALEGEIVLPWSSA; from the coding sequence GTGCCGAGTGTGTCGCTCCACCTTGCCCTCGCGGACCGGGTCCTCGAACGCTGGCAACTGACGCCCGAGACCGCCCCCTTCGATCCATGGGATTCCACCTCGGTGCGGGCGTTCCACCATGGTGCGATCGGACCCGACCTCGGCTACTTCCCGGGAGGCGAGAGGTTGCTCTCGGATCTCGCACACCGGGTCAGATCCGTGGATCTGACCCGCGCGCTGATTCACGCGGCCGGCTCCTCCACGGAGCGGGCTTTTTCTTGGGGATGGGTCACCCACGTCCTTGCCGACCGTGCGATCCACCCGCTCGTGGGGCGTGGGGTGGGCGAAGTCATGCATGGAGACCCCGACAGGTTCGTGGGCGGACATCACGAGCCGGCGGTCCACCTCCGCGTCGAGATCGGCCTCGACGTGGACTGCCGGCGACGGTACCCGACGCCACCGGTGGGGCGAATGGCACCCGTCTTCGATCCGAATTCGATCCAGTTCCTGAGCGAGACCTACCGGCTCATCTACGGGATCGAATTCGGACGCTGGCCTTTCGTCACGTCTCACCGCGCCGCCGCACGCGTTTCGCGCGGCGCGTTGCTGTTGACGAGTCTCCTCGCCCGGCTTCACCGATCGGGCCCCTTCTCACGCGCCGCCCTCTTGGCGCGAGGAGCATTGCGGCGCGCTCACGATGAGATCGCCGTCCGGCGTGGCCTCGCGACGCTCACTCTCGCTGTCCTGAACCCCGTTCCCCCGTCCAAATGGCTGATGGAGGCCGTGGATGAGGAAGTGCGAATCTTCCCGGCGACCTTCGCGGAGCACTTCGATACTCGCCTCGAAGGCCTCGAAAACTTCGATCTGGACACGGGCCAGCCCGACGTCCCTGGGTTTCCGACACCGGTCGCGCAGGAGATCCTGAGGAAAGTGGAATACTTGGATGCTCTCGAGGGCGAAATCGTCCTCCCTTGGAGCTCCGCGTGA
- a CDS encoding nitroreductase produces the protein MATDIIEAIRRRRSIKRFTAKPVSREEITRLLDLAVLAPNHRMTEPWSFLVLGPLAKRAYGEIKGRSRAAKVEDPGAARAVLEKTVSGMEAVPAMIAFVQKVSPDAEVREEDYAAVYMGIQNFLIGATASGLGTHVRTGGGLDSAETRAALGVVEGERIVALVEVGEEGEPPREKPRTSASERTRWLP, from the coding sequence ATGGCTACCGACATCATCGAAGCAATTCGCCGTCGCAGGTCCATCAAGCGCTTCACTGCGAAGCCCGTTTCCCGGGAGGAGATCACGCGGCTTCTCGATCTGGCGGTCCTCGCGCCCAACCATCGCATGACCGAGCCGTGGAGCTTCCTCGTCCTCGGTCCCCTGGCGAAGCGGGCGTATGGCGAGATCAAGGGGCGCAGCCGAGCGGCGAAGGTGGAGGATCCGGGAGCCGCCCGGGCGGTGTTGGAAAAGACGGTCTCGGGAATGGAGGCGGTTCCCGCGATGATCGCCTTCGTCCAGAAGGTGTCGCCAGACGCCGAAGTTCGAGAGGAGGACTACGCGGCCGTATACATGGGGATCCAAAACTTCCTCATTGGTGCGACGGCCTCGGGATTGGGTACCCACGTGCGAACCGGCGGGGGGCTGGACTCGGCCGAGACCCGAGCTGCGCTCGGGGTTGTCGAGGGGGAACGGATCGTCGCGCTGGTCGAGGTCGGCGAGGAAGGTGAGCCGCCGCGCGAAAAGCCGCGCACATCGGCCTCGGAACGGACCCGCTGGCTTCCCTGA
- a CDS encoding DUF6544 family protein, with protein MKGIRGDLLPTSFAAPLLGLLFGTACGGGGPAETLREELAVLGPGDPFDPASVAGLPEPARRYLRRSIAPGTPLSRSVELEMSGEIRLEPAGDPLAIVADQILAPPLGFVWNARAGRGIMRIQGFDRYGSGEGEMRWRFWGTIPVMSARGADVTRSAAGRLAMEAVLLPSSLVPGKGATWEGVDDRSARFRMRVGEEPVESTLEVDADGRPVRVSAMRWSEDAGPGYDLFVVELRGELEVDGYRIPRELTAGWRLGAEDEFRFYRATLQRARFQ; from the coding sequence ATGAAGGGGATTCGGGGCGACCTACTCCCTACGAGTTTTGCTGCGCCCCTCCTGGGCCTCCTCTTCGGGACCGCCTGCGGCGGGGGGGGGCCCGCCGAGACGCTCCGCGAAGAGCTCGCCGTCCTCGGGCCCGGCGATCCCTTCGATCCCGCCTCGGTGGCTGGGCTTCCCGAACCGGCGCGCCGCTATCTCCGCCGCTCGATCGCGCCGGGAACGCCTCTCTCGCGCTCCGTGGAGCTCGAGATGTCCGGAGAGATCCGGCTGGAGCCCGCAGGGGATCCGCTCGCCATCGTCGCGGACCAGATTCTCGCACCCCCCCTCGGCTTCGTCTGGAACGCGCGGGCGGGCCGGGGAATCATGCGAATCCAGGGGTTCGATCGCTACGGCTCCGGGGAGGGGGAGATGCGCTGGCGCTTCTGGGGCACGATTCCCGTGATGAGCGCGAGGGGCGCGGACGTCACCCGTTCGGCGGCCGGACGACTCGCGATGGAGGCGGTCCTCCTTCCTTCGAGTCTCGTGCCGGGGAAAGGCGCGACCTGGGAGGGGGTGGACGATCGGAGCGCGCGTTTCCGAATGCGCGTGGGGGAAGAACCGGTCGAGAGCACGCTCGAAGTGGACGCGGACGGGCGCCCGGTCCGGGTGAGCGCGATGCGCTGGTCCGAGGATGCCGGCCCCGGATACGATCTCTTCGTGGTGGAGTTGCGAGGCGAGCTGGAGGTGGACGGATACCGGATCCCGAGGGAGCTGACGGCCGGGTGGCGGCTTGGGGCCGAAGACGAGTTTCGCTTTTACCGGGCCACCCTTCAGCGAGCGCGCTTCCAATGA